The following proteins come from a genomic window of Limosilactobacillus reuteri:
- the nrdD gene encoding anaerobic ribonucleoside-triphosphate reductase: MKVQIIDKKDLKSLTSIQVVKRDGTVTPFYSYKINLVLNALNADEQTSQSVYVTLLDALLNQTTVTTKKIADLFVQGLVKANHEELAKVYRDYRQHDEEAFAEATNPQNKLEQLFDRNSRIVHENANKDSHVFNTQRDLEAGVVSRALGLRMLPGIVAKAHFRGDIHWHDLDYSPVTPETNCCLIDFDEMFKHGFKIGNAWVSSPRSIQTATAQMSQIIANVASLQYGGCSANRIDQLLEPYAKLNYEKHMKDAEEWIVPEKREEFAREKTKKDIYDAMQALEYEINTLYSSQGQTPFTTINFGLGTSWIAREIQKAILKIRIKGLGKEHRTAIFPKLTFTIKRGLNLDPEDPNYDIKQLALECSTKRMYPDLLMYDKIKELTGSFKTPMGCRSFLQGWTDPETGKEVNSGRMNLGVVTVNLPRIALEAHGDKQLFWEIFQEKMNICKIALDYRIKRTKEAKPENAPLLYMYGAFGKRLKKTDSVDEVFKNSRATVSLGYIGLYEVCTTFYGSNWEHNKEAHDFAIAITKAMHDLCAEWEKEEGYHFSLYSTPAESLTDTFCQDDLKKFGRVEDVTDKEYYTNSFHYDVRKHPTPFEKLSFEEAFPKYAAGGFIHYCEYPNLRQNPKALEAVWDWAYDHVGYLGTNTSIDQCFKCGFKGEFEATARGFKCPQCGNHDPATCDVVKRTCGYLGNPQQRPMVHGRHEEIIHRVKHMNAGMIKNAAEFEQQRQMDNKAHAHITGDQI, translated from the coding sequence ATGAAAGTGCAAATAATTGATAAGAAGGATCTTAAAAGTTTGACAAGTATTCAAGTAGTTAAACGTGATGGAACAGTTACACCATTTTATTCCTACAAGATTAACCTTGTTTTAAATGCGCTCAATGCTGACGAGCAGACTAGCCAAAGTGTTTATGTTACCTTATTGGATGCCTTACTTAATCAAACAACTGTCACTACTAAAAAGATTGCGGATCTCTTTGTTCAAGGACTGGTCAAGGCTAATCATGAAGAATTGGCAAAAGTTTACCGTGATTATCGCCAGCATGATGAAGAAGCATTTGCCGAAGCTACTAATCCCCAAAATAAGTTAGAGCAGCTTTTCGACCGAAACTCACGGATTGTTCACGAAAATGCTAATAAAGATAGTCATGTTTTTAATACGCAACGGGACCTTGAAGCCGGAGTCGTGAGCCGTGCATTGGGATTACGGATGCTTCCTGGTATTGTAGCTAAGGCGCATTTTCGTGGTGATATTCACTGGCATGACCTTGACTATTCACCGGTAACGCCTGAAACTAACTGTTGTTTAATTGACTTTGATGAGATGTTTAAGCATGGATTTAAGATTGGTAATGCTTGGGTTTCTTCACCACGCTCGATTCAAACAGCAACTGCGCAGATGTCGCAGATTATTGCTAACGTGGCGTCTCTGCAATATGGGGGATGTTCTGCTAATCGGATTGATCAATTATTAGAACCATATGCAAAGCTAAATTACGAAAAGCATATGAAGGATGCCGAAGAGTGGATAGTACCAGAGAAACGAGAAGAATTTGCTCGTGAGAAGACAAAAAAGGATATTTACGATGCAATGCAGGCTTTAGAATACGAGATTAATACCCTTTATTCTAGCCAAGGTCAAACTCCATTTACGACCATTAACTTTGGCTTAGGGACAAGCTGGATTGCCCGGGAGATCCAAAAAGCCATTTTGAAGATCCGGATTAAGGGTCTTGGTAAGGAACATCGTACAGCTATTTTTCCTAAATTAACTTTTACTATTAAACGAGGCTTAAATCTTGACCCTGAAGATCCTAATTATGATATCAAGCAACTAGCGCTTGAGTGTTCAACGAAGCGGATGTATCCAGATCTTTTGATGTATGACAAGATTAAGGAATTAACGGGGAGCTTTAAGACACCAATGGGTTGCCGTTCGTTCTTACAGGGATGGACAGATCCAGAAACTGGCAAAGAAGTAAACTCAGGCCGGATGAATTTAGGGGTAGTGACAGTCAACTTGCCACGGATTGCCCTGGAGGCTCATGGCGATAAGCAACTATTCTGGGAAATTTTTCAAGAGAAGATGAATATTTGTAAGATTGCCTTGGATTACCGGATTAAGCGTACTAAAGAAGCTAAGCCAGAAAATGCTCCCCTTCTTTATATGTATGGTGCATTTGGTAAACGGCTAAAGAAGACTGACAGTGTCGATGAAGTCTTTAAGAATAGTCGGGCGACCGTTTCACTAGGTTATATTGGTTTATATGAAGTATGTACGACTTTCTATGGGTCAAATTGGGAGCATAATAAAGAAGCACATGACTTTGCGATTGCAATTACTAAGGCAATGCATGATTTATGTGCTGAATGGGAAAAAGAAGAAGGATACCATTTTAGTCTCTATTCCACTCCTGCTGAATCGTTAACAGATACATTCTGCCAAGATGATTTGAAGAAGTTTGGGCGAGTTGAAGATGTAACAGATAAGGAATACTACACAAATAGTTTCCACTATGATGTTCGTAAACATCCGACACCATTTGAAAAGCTATCATTTGAAGAGGCTTTTCCTAAGTATGCGGCTGGTGGCTTTATTCATTATTGCGAATATCCCAACTTACGCCAAAATCCAAAAGCTTTAGAAGCAGTTTGGGACTGGGCATATGATCACGTCGGTTATTTGGGAACAAATACTTCAATTGATCAGTGCTTTAAGTGTGGCTTCAAAGGTGAATTTGAAGCAACTGCTCGCGGCTTTAAATGTCCACAGTGTGGGAACCATGACCCAGCAACCTGTGATGTTGTTAAGCGGACATGTGGTTATCTTGGCAACCCTCAGCAGCGGCCAATGGTTCATGGACGGCATGAGGAAATTATTCACCGAGTTAAACATATGAATGCTGGAATGATTAAGAATGCAGCTGAATTTGAGCAACAGCGGCAAATGGATAATAAGGCTCATGCTCACATTACTGGTGATCAAATTTAA
- a CDS encoding DHA2 family efflux MFS transporter permease subunit has translation MENALQARKQAAHPGLMMVSMLLGAFVGMFSETSLNIALPKLMTAFQVSTSTIQWLVTGYMLIIGIILPLSSIITKWFTTRQVIIFALIDFMVGACISALAHNFTILLIGRMIQGIGTGLILPLMFAVVMQIFPPKQIGAVLGICALVIMFAPAIGPTLTGLILAKLSWQWIFWLFIPFLFIALIFAITSLENVGEITKPHVDILSIIESAVGCSGLVIGASLASEDGWTSPTVLSALIIGIIVLIFYTHRQLHLEEPILNLRIFKYPAFTIGSSIVMLDFGIILSTMYLLPLFYQRGLLVSVALTGLVMLPGGIINAATSAIAGRLYDSIGAKRPVLIGFVLALFGALMLAFTTPHSPIIYVVCAHVILMIGCPLAMSPAQTSALSTLSGFESGDGSTIMNTMQQVIGALATALATSCLAWGSSSISGSETVRFTNGFHYGIYFAIILIVVALLLSFKIKDRKD, from the coding sequence ATGGAAAATGCTTTACAAGCTCGTAAGCAAGCAGCGCACCCAGGATTAATGATGGTTAGTATGCTGCTGGGAGCTTTTGTCGGAATGTTTAGTGAGACTTCATTAAACATCGCCTTGCCAAAATTGATGACCGCTTTTCAAGTAAGTACATCAACAATTCAATGGTTAGTTACTGGATATATGTTAATTATTGGGATTATCTTGCCACTGTCCAGTATTATTACTAAATGGTTTACGACCCGCCAAGTCATTATTTTTGCATTAATTGACTTCATGGTTGGGGCTTGTATTTCTGCCTTAGCGCATAATTTTACTATTTTGTTGATTGGGCGAATGATTCAAGGGATCGGAACAGGCTTAATTCTTCCACTAATGTTTGCAGTGGTAATGCAAATCTTCCCACCGAAACAAATTGGAGCGGTTCTAGGAATATGTGCCCTCGTAATTATGTTTGCACCTGCAATCGGTCCTACTTTAACCGGGCTAATTCTTGCTAAGTTATCATGGCAATGGATCTTCTGGTTATTTATTCCGTTTTTATTTATTGCCTTGATCTTTGCTATCACTTCATTAGAAAATGTTGGTGAAATTACTAAGCCGCATGTTGATATACTCTCAATTATTGAATCTGCAGTAGGTTGTTCAGGACTTGTTATTGGTGCTAGTTTGGCTAGTGAAGATGGTTGGACTTCACCTACAGTTCTCAGTGCTTTAATAATCGGAATTATTGTCTTAATCTTTTACACCCATCGCCAACTTCATCTGGAAGAACCAATTTTAAATCTTCGTATCTTTAAGTATCCAGCCTTCACAATCGGTTCTTCAATCGTGATGCTTGACTTTGGAATTATTCTGTCGACGATGTATCTTTTACCGTTATTCTATCAACGAGGGCTCTTAGTTTCCGTTGCTCTTACTGGACTAGTAATGCTCCCTGGTGGAATTATTAATGCAGCTACTTCTGCAATTGCAGGTCGCCTTTACGATAGTATCGGGGCTAAACGTCCTGTTTTAATTGGTTTTGTCCTTGCCTTATTCGGTGCTTTGATGCTGGCGTTTACCACACCGCATAGTCCCATTATCTACGTTGTATGCGCGCATGTTATTTTAATGATTGGTTGTCCTTTAGCAATGTCTCCCGCACAAACTAGTGCTCTAAGTACGCTTTCTGGATTCGAATCCGGAGACGGCAGTACAATCATGAATACGATGCAACAGGTTATCGGTGCTCTTGCAACAGCCCTAGCTACTAGTTGCTTAGCTTGGGGGAGTTCTTCTATTAGTGGATCTGAAACTGTTCGCTTTACCAATGGTTTCCACTATGGCATTTACTTTGCAATTATCTTAATTGTGGTAGCACTGCTCTTATCATTCAAAATTAAAGATCGGAAAGACTAA
- a CDS encoding GNAT family N-acetyltransferase — protein MIKVRQISTKSNDFKNIKRVYNTVFPQNELLPLSLLKMRAKAGKAEFCSIYNEEGKWVGFFYTVYNKRIAYIFFLAIDPHYHGQGLGSATLTAIKERYTGKQITLSAERPDPQAPNNEQRIRRHRFYAKNGFGKTGLYTVEKDNEKFNLLSIQSSVNPQFYQQLMDNYLTKHRRHYLPYKIVKE, from the coding sequence ATGATTAAAGTTCGTCAAATATCTACAAAGTCAAATGATTTCAAAAATATCAAGCGGGTTTATAATACCGTGTTTCCACAAAATGAACTTTTACCATTATCTTTACTTAAAATGCGTGCTAAAGCAGGAAAAGCAGAATTTTGTAGCATCTATAATGAAGAGGGAAAATGGGTTGGCTTTTTCTACACAGTCTACAACAAGCGCATCGCCTATATTTTCTTTCTGGCAATTGATCCTCACTATCATGGACAGGGCTTGGGTAGTGCGACGCTAACCGCGATCAAAGAACGATATACTGGAAAGCAGATTACACTTAGCGCTGAACGCCCAGATCCTCAAGCACCTAATAACGAACAACGAATCAGACGGCATCGTTTCTACGCCAAAAATGGTTTTGGCAAAACGGGTCTTTATACCGTTGAAAAGGATAATGAAAAATTTAATCTTTTAAGTATACAATCAAGCGTGAATCCACAATTTTACCAACAGTTGATGGATAATTATCTGACTAAACATCGCCGCCATTATTTACCATATAAGATTGTTAAAGAGTAA
- the tnpB gene encoding IS66 family insertion sequence element accessory protein TnpB (TnpB, as the term is used for proteins encoded by IS66 family insertion elements, is considered an accessory protein, since TnpC, encoded by a neighboring gene, is a DDE family transposase.), whose product MLVNWHDPDHIYLVCGKTDMRKGIDGLVMVIAESYGLELYSNSLFLFCGGRSDRFKGLFWDGEGFIMLYKRFENGHLIWPRNSNEAKELSAQQLDWLLQGLNPLPIRKIQTVQPGSFY is encoded by the coding sequence ATGCTCGTTAATTGGCATGATCCAGATCATATTTATTTAGTCTGCGGCAAAACCGACATGCGAAAGGGCATTGATGGGCTCGTAATGGTGATTGCCGAAAGCTATGGACTAGAATTATATAGCAATTCGCTTTTTTTATTTTGCGGTGGACGTAGTGATCGCTTTAAAGGATTATTTTGGGATGGTGAGGGCTTTATTATGCTCTATAAACGGTTTGAAAATGGCCACCTTATTTGGCCGAGAAACAGTAATGAAGCCAAAGAATTATCCGCTCAACAGCTCGACTGGTTATTGCAAGGACTGAACCCATTACCAATTCGTAAAATTCAAACTGTTCAGCCGGGAAGCTTTTATTGA
- a CDS encoding transposase produces MKQTAEEQIKELKQQLADANEKIAQLMTIIKLQRNQIFGKKAEIMESVVNGQQSLFSEQEMDQLQDPDISVTKVTEKKIKQVVRHRKAKQSGQRTTFLDGLPQVNEVISLKDTNCPHCHQLMKRIGQHIYSREARLKPAELYCVNLIQETYKCDECINPNGSEVLISSEMPQSLLPHSYFSSTILAKVAELKFNLALPFHRQIKLWQAIGLQVDARLLAANIIKVSQTYLEPLYDYLQGLVKKEPVIHMDETPFKVICKGRK; encoded by the coding sequence ATGAAACAAACAGCAGAAGAACAAATCAAAGAACTTAAACAGCAATTAGCTGATGCCAATGAAAAAATTGCTCAATTAATGACAATCATTAAACTTCAGCGGAACCAAATATTTGGGAAAAAAGCTGAAATAATGGAGTCCGTAGTGAATGGACAACAATCATTATTTAGTGAGCAAGAAATGGATCAACTTCAAGATCCTGATATTTCAGTCACGAAAGTGACTGAAAAGAAAATAAAGCAAGTGGTGCGTCACCGGAAAGCAAAGCAATCTGGTCAGCGGACCACTTTTTTAGATGGCTTACCACAGGTTAACGAAGTCATCTCATTAAAAGATACTAACTGTCCTCACTGTCATCAATTAATGAAAAGAATAGGTCAACACATTTATAGTCGAGAAGCTCGGTTAAAGCCAGCTGAATTATATTGTGTGAACTTGATTCAAGAAACATATAAGTGTGATGAGTGTATTAATCCTAATGGTAGCGAGGTATTAATTAGTAGCGAGATGCCCCAAAGTCTTTTACCGCATAGTTACTTTTCGAGTACTATTTTAGCAAAAGTAGCAGAATTGAAGTTTAATCTTGCATTACCGTTTCATCGTCAAATTAAGCTTTGGCAAGCCATCGGCTTACAAGTTGATGCCCGATTATTGGCGGCGAACATCATTAAAGTTAGTCAAACTTACCTTGAACCACTGTATGATTATTTACAAGGATTAGTCAAAAAAGAACCGGTAATTCATATGGATGAAACACCATTTAAAGTAATTTGTAAAGGTCGGAAGTAA
- a CDS encoding helix-turn-helix domain-containing protein → MVKYKSELKAQIVHEYLSTSQSAYDLSKKYQINRREIAKWVQRYRLNGINGLKRRRQKRTFTTDFKLNVIDYYQTHEDSMAEVAARFDILAAQVSAWRTQFKRDGITALKPHPKGRPSKVKRTKKQIRQLANKSEVEQLKEELAKKNQELYNTKLERDLLKKSLSLFGPSKPGRKPK, encoded by the coding sequence ATGGTCAAATATAAATCAGAATTGAAGGCACAGATTGTCCATGAATACCTGTCAACTTCACAAAGTGCTTATGATTTAAGCAAAAAGTATCAGATTAATAGACGAGAAATAGCTAAGTGGGTTCAGCGATACCGTTTGAATGGGATTAATGGCCTTAAACGTCGTCGTCAGAAGCGAACCTTTACCACCGACTTCAAGTTAAATGTGATAGACTACTATCAAACTCATGAGGATTCAATGGCCGAAGTAGCGGCTCGTTTTGATATCTTAGCGGCACAGGTCTCTGCTTGGCGCACACAATTTAAACGAGACGGGATTACAGCTTTGAAGCCTCACCCGAAAGGTAGGCCGTCAAAAGTGAAACGTACTAAAAAACAAATCCGCCAGCTCGCCAATAAGAGTGAAGTGGAACAATTAAAGGAAGAATTAGCGAAGAAGAACCAAGAACTCTATAACACCAAGTTGGAGCGTGATCTCTTAAAAAAATCGCTGTCCCTGTTCGGACCCTCAAAGCCCGGAAGAAAACCCAAATAG
- a CDS encoding IS3 family transposase, translated as MDQIRDDQSSLPKKQRYKIGDLLKAIELPKATYHDERKRIANHHDKYTEVKQVILQIAQQFQIRGRWTAGYRRIQAALDKLNLHLSGDTIRKLMRELDVQVGLYNCHRNGKYSSYHGTVGKVSDNKLKQEFNEKQPYRVIHTDVTQVRLANHQWAYISVMIDEASQEILAFQISTSPNKDLIMRTIKELVNNLPDDAQPIIHSDQGWHYQLAYYTQKLADLQFIQSMSRKGNCLDNAPVESFFHLFKTELLAGFPPCKDIIELTKLSYDYVQYFNHVRTTLKTKGMTPIEYRNHALAA; from the coding sequence GTGGATCAGATCAGGGACGATCAATCATCACTACCCAAGAAGCAGCGTTATAAGATTGGTGACCTTCTTAAAGCCATTGAACTTCCCAAGGCTACTTATCACGATGAGCGGAAACGAATAGCTAACCACCATGATAAATATACTGAAGTTAAGCAAGTGATTCTTCAAATTGCTCAACAGTTTCAGATTCGTGGGCGTTGGACTGCGGGCTATCGCCGCATTCAAGCCGCTTTAGATAAACTTAACTTACACTTGTCGGGTGACACGATTCGGAAGTTAATGCGTGAATTGGACGTCCAGGTAGGCCTATATAACTGCCATCGGAATGGTAAATATTCATCTTATCATGGCACCGTTGGTAAGGTTTCAGATAATAAATTAAAGCAAGAATTCAATGAAAAACAACCTTATCGGGTTATTCATACTGACGTAACGCAGGTTCGCTTAGCTAACCATCAATGGGCTTACATCTCAGTGATGATTGACGAAGCGAGTCAAGAGATCCTGGCTTTCCAGATTAGTACTAGTCCCAATAAAGACTTAATTATGCGAACTATAAAAGAATTAGTTAACAATTTACCTGATGATGCGCAACCAATTATCCATTCAGATCAAGGTTGGCATTACCAGTTAGCTTACTATACCCAAAAACTAGCGGATCTTCAGTTTATTCAAAGCATGTCCCGCAAAGGGAATTGCTTAGATAACGCTCCCGTAGAAAGTTTCTTTCACTTATTTAAGACTGAATTACTAGCTGGCTTTCCACCATGCAAGGACATTATTGAGTTAACTAAACTTTCATACGATTATGTTCAATACTTTAATCATGTTAGGACAACCTTAAAAACGAAAGGCATGACCCCAATTGAATACCGAAATCATGCCTTAGCAGCTTAA
- the istB gene encoding IS21-like element helper ATPase IstB, with amino-acid sequence MNQYQKLVDNLTKLNLDNMAASIADYRQQVNDNQISFSEALLELTDKEIAYQQQKSLKRRIKRARFPIIKLLSDFDYQFQPSINQQQIAEFATMSFLDNQENIVFIGSPGVGKTHLSIGLGIEACRQDVRTLFINCHELILRLKAAQGKQHLERVMRRYERYDLLIIDELGYLPISAEEAKLLFQLINGRYERKSTIITTNVPLSSWGAVLHSTATAEAILDRLVYHSHVIKIKGKSYRLASVNS; translated from the coding sequence ATGAATCAATATCAAAAATTAGTCGATAATTTAACGAAGTTAAATTTAGATAATATGGCTGCATCAATTGCGGATTATCGTCAACAAGTTAACGATAACCAGATCAGCTTTAGTGAAGCCCTGTTGGAACTAACCGATAAGGAGATTGCCTATCAGCAGCAAAAAAGCTTAAAGAGAAGAATCAAACGTGCAAGATTTCCAATTATTAAGCTGCTCAGTGATTTTGATTATCAGTTCCAACCTTCAATTAATCAACAACAAATAGCTGAGTTTGCGACGATGTCATTTCTGGATAATCAAGAGAACATCGTTTTTATTGGCAGCCCTGGCGTGGGTAAAACACATTTATCAATTGGCCTTGGCATCGAAGCGTGCCGACAAGACGTACGAACACTATTTATTAATTGCCATGAACTAATTCTTAGATTGAAAGCAGCGCAGGGAAAGCAACACTTAGAGCGCGTAATGCGTCGATACGAAAGGTATGACCTGTTAATCATTGATGAATTAGGCTATTTACCAATATCGGCGGAAGAAGCAAAACTATTATTTCAACTAATAAATGGTCGCTATGAACGTAAATCAACGATCATAACGACCAATGTACCATTATCAAGTTGGGGAGCCGTCCTCCATAGCACGGCAACCGCAGAGGCAATTTTAGATCGCCTTGTATATCACTCACACGTAATTAAGATCAAAGGAAAGTCATATCGCTTGGCATCGGTCAATTCTTAA
- a CDS encoding site-specific integrase: MTLFFSIRTVIDCLHSKSKNGFPTKKLAMKWSVDVESQLNQGLHVEKSISLLNYYIDWVKTYKRPKLTEKTLNRYTNVQNVIEDYFAQIDIKKITRIDYQEFINRYGSNHAPASVKKLNSIIRACVKSAILDDYLQKDFTQNVTLTANETKTLKVEYPNVKEIKAILNATINGMTGRRYTSRYMIVTAIYTGMRKEEIQALTWNDIDFIHHTINIDKAWKETKDKNETEEHFRTHRFRPTKNKSSIRKIKVNDKLIHLLSELRVNAPSNLVFMDQFGTVPTSTPLNKKLREIMCDLHIKKENFHFHSLRHSHVALLLSNGIDIYAISKRLGHNDISTTMNTYAYLIDEYKDKSDKAILKALDF; the protein is encoded by the coding sequence ATGACCCTGTTTTTTTCAATTCGTACTGTTATTGACTGCTTACATTCAAAATCCAAAAACGGATTTCCAACTAAAAAACTTGCTATGAAATGGAGTGTTGATGTTGAGTCGCAACTCAATCAAGGACTTCATGTAGAAAAGTCCATTTCTTTACTTAATTACTATATTGATTGGGTAAAAACATATAAACGACCAAAGTTAACAGAGAAAACACTCAACCGCTATACTAATGTGCAAAATGTTATTGAAGACTACTTTGCACAAATTGATATTAAAAAAATAACAAGAATAGATTATCAAGAATTTATTAACAGGTATGGAAGCAACCATGCTCCCGCTAGTGTAAAAAAGTTAAATTCAATTATCAGAGCATGTGTTAAATCTGCTATTCTTGATGATTACTTACAAAAAGATTTTACTCAAAATGTAACATTAACTGCTAACGAAACTAAAACGCTTAAGGTTGAATATCCAAATGTTAAAGAAATTAAAGCTATTCTTAATGCAACAATTAATGGTATGACAGGTCGAAGATACACCAGTCGATATATGATAGTTACTGCTATTTATACCGGTATGCGTAAGGAAGAAATTCAGGCTTTAACATGGAACGATATTGATTTTATTCATCACACTATTAACATTGATAAGGCGTGGAAAGAAACCAAAGATAAAAACGAAACTGAAGAGCATTTCAGAACTCATCGTTTCAGACCAACTAAAAATAAATCATCTATTAGGAAAATAAAGGTCAATGATAAGTTAATTCATCTTCTCAGTGAATTAAGAGTTAATGCACCAAGTAATCTTGTTTTCATGGATCAATTTGGAACTGTTCCAACAAGTACTCCGTTGAATAAGAAACTACGTGAAATCATGTGTGACCTTCATATTAAAAAGGAGAATTTTCATTTTCATAGTTTACGCCATAGTCATGTTGCTTTGTTATTGAGTAATGGGATAGACATTTATGCAATTAGCAAGCGGCTAGGTCATAATGATATTTCAACCACCATGAATACCTATGCTTATTTAATTGATGAATACAAAGATAAATCAGATAAAGCCATTTTAAAAGCGTTGGATTTTTAA